A genomic stretch from Erysipelothrix sp. HDW6C includes:
- a CDS encoding PRD domain-containing protein produces the protein MIIKRIYNNNVILASDYNGKEVVLLGRGIGFQLSKGDAVIMDRIEKRFELDGEEQFRFQELVKDMPTDYISLADDVIMFIKSKISEPLNDSIYTTLTDHIANLAERIQMGIVFDNSLLWNIKQLYPVEYDIATEVVKMISDTLDVKIDKDEANFVALHIVNAETNTRMMEIYAITEIVSLINDIVDTHYINLDKEGYSYQRFMTHCRWFAHRVLNEVPKQECNQRNKDTLMLLNQQYEKESQCLLEINKILKDKYSYDVKVDESLYLMMHLVKLTT, from the coding sequence ATGATTATAAAAAGAATCTACAATAATAATGTCATTCTTGCTTCTGATTATAATGGCAAGGAGGTTGTTCTCCTGGGAAGAGGCATTGGTTTTCAATTATCCAAAGGTGATGCAGTTATTATGGATCGAATTGAAAAGCGGTTTGAATTGGATGGAGAAGAACAATTTAGATTTCAAGAATTGGTAAAAGATATGCCGACAGATTATATCAGTCTTGCTGACGATGTCATCATGTTTATAAAATCAAAAATATCAGAACCACTTAACGACAGCATCTATACAACATTAACCGATCATATCGCGAACTTAGCAGAGCGTATTCAAATGGGAATCGTGTTTGATAACTCGTTATTGTGGAATATCAAACAACTCTATCCTGTAGAGTACGACATTGCCACAGAAGTTGTGAAGATGATTTCGGATACGTTGGATGTAAAGATAGACAAGGATGAGGCTAATTTTGTTGCCTTACATATTGTCAATGCAGAAACGAACACACGAATGATGGAGATTTACGCTATTACAGAAATTGTAAGTCTCATTAATGATATCGTCGACACACACTATATCAATCTGGATAAAGAAGGCTATTCGTATCAAAGGTTTATGACGCATTGTCGATGGTTTGCACATCGTGTCTTAAATGAAGTTCCAAAACAGGAATGCAATCAGAGAAACAAAGACACGTTGATGCTACTTAATCAGCAATATGAGAAAGAATCTCAGTGTTTGCTGGAAATTAATAAAATACTAAAAGATAAGTATTCGTATGATGTAAAGGTTGATGAGTCGTTGTACTTAATGATGCACCTTGTCAAACTAACAACATAG
- a CDS encoding SGNH/GDSL hydrolase family protein, with amino-acid sequence MKENMEFNFKYFQWRQELLEKIIRIIKKQPNSQGGTVLVGDSLVEQIPSSLLPADWINNGIGGMCSKPLCNLVDELVLQFNPQHVIIHLGTNDLGDTVMESPRDIVLNIGDLIMMIQANIPDISITLISILPCIESKQSFMTTGGGIRTNAIIDVCNVELKALAKHLQIDYLDLNKHLRTGLEPKESYFSDGLHLNEHGYRLLMSKCSK; translated from the coding sequence ATGAAAGAAAACATGGAGTTCAATTTTAAATACTTTCAATGGCGGCAGGAACTACTTGAAAAAATCATTCGTATTATTAAAAAGCAACCGAATTCTCAAGGTGGCACCGTGCTAGTTGGTGATTCATTGGTTGAACAGATACCAAGCTCGTTGTTACCCGCAGACTGGATAAATAATGGCATTGGTGGAATGTGTTCAAAGCCACTATGCAACCTGGTTGATGAGCTCGTATTGCAGTTTAATCCCCAGCACGTTATAATTCATCTTGGAACCAATGATTTGGGTGATACCGTTATGGAGAGCCCTCGAGACATCGTGCTCAACATTGGTGATCTGATTATGATGATTCAAGCAAATATTCCAGATATCTCAATCACGCTGATTTCAATATTACCTTGTATCGAATCAAAACAATCTTTCATGACAACCGGTGGTGGTATTCGCACCAATGCAATCATTGACGTATGCAATGTAGAATTGAAAGCACTAGCAAAACATTTACAAATAGACTATCTTGATTTGAACAAACACTTGCGAACAGGTCTAGAACCCAAGGAATCGTATTTCTCAGATGGTCTACACTTAAATGAGCACGGATACCGGTTACTAATGAGTAAATGCTCAAAATAA
- a CDS encoding Xaa-Pro peptidase family protein — protein sequence MITLEKVNQPELEVGLKPVMITEATIRERLSKVVKKMKEKQQDVLVIYADLEHGGNFEYLAGFVPRFEEALLVLHQSGEAYMVLGNENLNKASKARIAVTPVHMPHLSLPNQPMFEQRTVADILSDCKLGEAKAIGLVGWKQFTSTSEDNLGIVDLPYFIVEALRTVAPQAIITNQTAIFIGEHGVRQTNNANELAHYEFGAALAGNSILNAMNALEEGVSEMDVASHLDAYGQYHNVVTILASGERFIDANIYPTDKRIAIGDAISMTTGFKGGLQSRGGYAVSNVSQLPNHANDYLERLAIPYYHAVTTWVQSIELESTGGSLYQTIAQNFPQKDYGWYLNPGHLCSDEEWMASPIYPESFEKIKSGMIFQIDIIPSISGYAGASCESGIMLADESLRNAIATDYPEMWQRIQARRQYMIHELGINLPKHVLPTSNATLYYRPLLLDKDRALRIVKGEQ from the coding sequence TTGATTACGTTAGAAAAAGTAAACCAACCAGAATTAGAAGTCGGTTTAAAACCGGTCATGATTACAGAGGCGACGATTCGTGAACGGTTAAGCAAGGTCGTCAAGAAGATGAAAGAAAAACAACAAGATGTATTGGTGATTTATGCCGATCTTGAACATGGCGGTAACTTTGAATATCTTGCTGGATTTGTGCCGCGATTTGAAGAAGCACTCTTAGTGCTCCATCAAAGTGGTGAAGCCTATATGGTTCTTGGCAATGAAAACTTAAATAAAGCATCCAAAGCACGGATTGCTGTAACACCTGTTCACATGCCACATTTATCATTGCCAAACCAACCCATGTTTGAACAACGAACAGTTGCAGATATTTTAAGTGACTGCAAGTTGGGTGAAGCGAAGGCAATTGGACTTGTAGGATGGAAGCAATTTACCAGTACATCCGAGGATAATCTTGGTATTGTTGATTTGCCATATTTTATTGTTGAAGCATTGCGGACTGTTGCACCCCAAGCAATAATTACCAATCAGACTGCAATTTTCATTGGTGAGCATGGTGTACGACAAACGAATAATGCAAACGAACTGGCTCACTATGAATTTGGTGCTGCATTGGCTGGTAACAGTATCCTCAATGCAATGAATGCACTTGAAGAGGGTGTGTCGGAAATGGATGTTGCATCCCACTTGGATGCGTATGGACAATACCATAATGTTGTCACGATACTGGCATCCGGTGAACGTTTTATTGATGCAAACATTTACCCAACTGATAAACGCATTGCGATTGGTGACGCAATCTCAATGACAACAGGCTTCAAGGGTGGATTACAGAGCCGTGGCGGCTATGCAGTTTCAAATGTGAGTCAATTACCCAACCACGCAAATGACTACCTAGAACGCCTTGCAATACCGTACTATCATGCGGTAACAACATGGGTTCAATCAATTGAGTTGGAATCAACAGGTGGATCGCTGTATCAAACCATTGCGCAAAATTTCCCTCAAAAAGACTATGGGTGGTATCTTAACCCAGGACATCTCTGCTCAGACGAAGAATGGATGGCTTCCCCGATATACCCTGAATCATTTGAAAAGATAAAAAGTGGGATGATCTTCCAAATTGATATTATCCCATCCATAAGTGGTTATGCGGGCGCAAGTTGTGAATCTGGAATTATGCTCGCAGACGAAAGTCTTCGAAACGCTATTGCTACCGACTACCCAGAGATGTGGCAACGCATTCAAGCACGCCGCCAATACATGATTCATGAACTGGGTATTAACCTGCCAAAACATGTTCTTCCTACAAGTAATGCAACGCTTTATTATCGACCATTGTTACTCGATAAAGATCGCGCACTTCGCATTGTAAAGGGGGAACAATAA
- a CDS encoding PTS transporter subunit EIIC, with product MKYKLLSEQVLKNVGGVENISHIEHCATRLRIHYKNKDKINEDAIKEIEGVVGTINKGDQIQVIIGPDVHVAYNDFLEVSKFNEVIVKEEVKSTEEKSEKKIMHYVNAVGNFSAAVFMPIVPALITGGLILVIRNLLINYFGVSMESGTAEVLTGIFTAAFMYIPVYLGYTTAKRLKMEPIMGALLGAFIVSPAISGVEGLDFLGIAIPTVDYGSSILPVIMGVFLMYYVDKLFTKILPEAIRYFLKPLLTMIVVAPITIIVLGPIGTQLSGAVANGIVWLMDTAGFIAMPILSALYPYMVMLGIDKAITPIGFQSVATLGYDPITVVMGFISNLSVGATALAVAFAMKKDKGKRGVTASAAITGICGVTEPAFYGALVMRPKVLIGTAAGAVSAGLIAGIFGLKSYVMGFCPGILTILFFLNPDGTMTNLIVALVVGIVAVVVAFTVTTIIIKKDKTLVVEQ from the coding sequence ATGAAGTACAAATTATTATCAGAACAAGTGTTAAAGAATGTTGGTGGGGTTGAAAATATCTCACACATTGAACACTGCGCAACAAGATTGAGAATTCATTATAAAAACAAAGATAAGATTAATGAAGATGCCATTAAGGAAATAGAAGGTGTCGTTGGAACAATTAATAAAGGTGATCAAATTCAGGTTATTATCGGACCCGATGTTCACGTAGCATACAATGATTTTTTAGAAGTCTCGAAATTTAATGAAGTTATCGTTAAAGAAGAAGTGAAATCGACTGAAGAAAAATCTGAGAAGAAGATTATGCATTATGTTAATGCTGTCGGAAACTTCTCTGCAGCCGTCTTTATGCCAATTGTTCCGGCCCTTATCACGGGTGGGTTAATTCTTGTAATTCGTAATTTACTGATTAACTACTTTGGTGTAAGTATGGAAAGTGGTACTGCTGAAGTATTGACGGGTATTTTTACAGCTGCATTTATGTATATCCCTGTATATCTCGGATATACAACAGCGAAACGACTAAAAATGGAACCAATCATGGGAGCATTACTGGGAGCGTTCATTGTAAGTCCTGCAATCAGTGGCGTCGAAGGGTTGGACTTCTTAGGGATTGCCATTCCAACCGTTGATTATGGCAGCAGTATTCTTCCTGTAATCATGGGTGTCTTCTTAATGTATTATGTAGACAAATTATTCACAAAAATTCTACCGGAAGCGATTCGTTATTTCTTAAAACCTCTTTTAACGATGATTGTGGTAGCACCGATTACGATTATTGTTTTGGGGCCAATTGGAACACAATTAAGTGGTGCAGTAGCGAATGGAATTGTTTGGTTAATGGATACTGCTGGGTTTATTGCAATGCCAATTCTTTCAGCACTTTATCCTTACATGGTTATGCTTGGTATTGATAAAGCCATAACACCAATTGGATTCCAATCTGTAGCAACACTGGGTTATGATCCAATTACAGTTGTTATGGGATTCATCTCTAACTTATCAGTTGGCGCAACAGCACTTGCTGTCGCATTCGCAATGAAAAAAGATAAAGGGAAACGTGGTGTTACTGCTTCAGCAGCCATCACAGGTATCTGTGGTGTCACGGAGCCGGCTTTCTATGGTGCCCTTGTTATGAGACCAAAAGTTCTTATTGGTACGGCAGCAGGTGCTGTGAGTGCAGGTCTGATTGCAGGAATCTTTGGACTTAAGAGCTATGTTATGGGATTTTGTCCTGGTATTCTTACAATCTTATTCTTCTTAAATCCAGATGGCACAATGACCAATTTAATCGTAGCACTTGTCGTTGGTATTGTTGCAGTTGTTGTCGCATTTACAGTCACAACAATCATCATTAAGAAAGATAAAACATTAGTGGTGGAGCAATAG
- a CDS encoding restriction endonuclease, which produces MANYERELIHDGLNKYRVVKGKSRNEVNLKCDAIQAQWDEQWLRKKEVEKQRSKKEKSRKLIEDKTEIAKNKTAEAEMIIEKSQSLLHSKDKLFFKWNNLYDNTEFEEEDPFLPPRVKKNKLKLVNIPRKPVSTDEVFNAKMSIFTKLSKKKANDHAKRNQDRFAEALSQWTIAKNEADKINNRMEEEENSRIAKIQDSNKAKYKKELKEWKDRKRQFESIINEQHKGIDIFIQKHKEADRDTVVDFVLETLDLINYPISFKHKYDVEFDPESGICVVDYYFPVIEDMPTLKSVTYIKSRDDFKQTMISKTALNTLYDDVVYQIVLLVFERIFGSESYGKIKSIVLNGRVNTIDKTTGKRIEPCILSVKVNRSEFNNLDLKNIDAKAWFKSAKGVSATKIALITPVAPVMTISKNDSRFIDSYSVTSEMNEESNLAAMDWQDFENLIREVFEQEFNANGGEVKITQSSRDGGVDAIAFDPDPIRGGKIVIQAKRYTNVVGVANVRDLYGTVMNEGATKGILVTTANYGNDSYDFAKDKPITLLNGANLLHMLEKHGHKARIDISEAKEIMREKI; this is translated from the coding sequence ATGGCAAATTACGAACGAGAGTTAATACACGACGGTCTGAATAAATACCGAGTGGTCAAAGGAAAATCAAGGAATGAAGTTAATTTAAAATGTGATGCTATTCAGGCGCAATGGGACGAGCAATGGCTGAGAAAAAAGGAAGTTGAGAAACAAAGGAGTAAGAAAGAAAAGTCAAGAAAATTGATTGAGGATAAAACAGAAATTGCAAAAAATAAAACTGCAGAAGCAGAGATGATAATCGAAAAATCACAGTCCCTCTTACATTCAAAAGATAAGCTTTTCTTCAAGTGGAATAATCTCTACGACAATACTGAGTTTGAAGAAGAAGACCCATTCTTGCCTCCGAGAGTGAAGAAGAACAAGTTGAAATTAGTCAACATTCCAAGAAAACCAGTGTCAACTGATGAAGTTTTCAATGCGAAGATGAGTATTTTTACTAAGTTAAGTAAGAAGAAAGCAAATGATCACGCGAAGCGTAATCAAGATAGATTTGCTGAAGCGCTTTCTCAATGGACTATCGCAAAGAACGAAGCTGATAAGATCAATAATAGAATGGAAGAGGAAGAGAATAGTAGAATAGCAAAAATTCAAGATTCTAATAAGGCAAAGTACAAGAAGGAATTAAAAGAATGGAAAGATAGAAAAAGGCAGTTTGAGTCAATAATAAATGAGCAACACAAAGGAATTGATATCTTTATTCAAAAGCATAAAGAAGCAGATAGGGATACAGTTGTTGATTTTGTACTCGAGACGTTAGATCTTATTAATTATCCAATTAGTTTTAAGCATAAATACGATGTGGAATTTGATCCGGAGTCAGGGATTTGTGTAGTAGATTATTACTTTCCTGTGATTGAGGATATGCCCACTCTAAAGTCGGTTACATATATTAAATCTCGTGATGATTTTAAACAAACCATGATATCTAAGACGGCTCTAAATACTCTTTATGATGATGTTGTGTACCAAATAGTTTTATTAGTATTTGAACGCATTTTCGGTAGCGAAAGTTATGGGAAAATTAAATCGATAGTCTTGAATGGTAGGGTTAATACAATTGATAAAACAACTGGAAAGAGAATTGAACCGTGCATCTTGTCTGTAAAGGTAAATAGAAGTGAGTTTAATAATCTAGATTTGAAAAATATCGACGCCAAGGCTTGGTTCAAGAGTGCAAAAGGCGTGTCAGCAACAAAAATTGCTCTTATTACTCCAGTAGCCCCAGTTATGACAATTTCTAAAAATGATAGCAGATTTATCGATTCATACTCTGTAACTAGTGAAATGAATGAAGAAAGCAATTTGGCTGCTATGGATTGGCAGGACTTTGAAAATTTGATTCGAGAAGTTTTTGAACAAGAATTCAATGCTAATGGTGGTGAAGTCAAAATCACTCAATCGAGTCGAGATGGTGGTGTTGATGCAATTGCATTTGATCCTGATCCAATCCGAGGAGGAAAAATTGTGATTCAAGCAAAGCGATATACAAATGTAGTAGGTGTCGCAAACGTTCGTGATTTATATGGAACTGTGATGAATGAAGGCGCAACCAAGGGGATTTTGGTAACAACCGCTAATTATGGAAATGACTCTTATGACTTTGCTAAAGACAAACCAATCACATTATTGAACGGTGCTAATTTGTTGCACATGCTTGAAAAGCATGGACATAAAGCAAGAATTGACATTTCCGAAGCAAAGGAAATCATGAGAGAGAAAATTTAG
- the dgt gene encoding dGTP triphosphohydrolase — protein MNKYFKMQRKAKPSIYDRVAGQNNNVLNDNQIDYNTIITSPSFRRMQDKTQVFPLNRGDFVRTRLTHSLEVSNIAEQIARYVLIYNKRNKTWNDNNSSNGLKTFEESDGEILVGLCKNVGLIHDIGNPSFGHFGESCIRDWFIENNSLGLFTDEFGNKRYLKEFINKSNVNYELYNDFLKFDGNVQGIRIVLKEYLKEGVQGMNLSYPLVYSMLKYPFDSKYAVDNKKKKFGYYFAEKELIDEITDSTEALKPRHLVTYILEAADDIAYCIADIEDAFKRGVITLNDIEVELIRIKENDEDDANIHYSSIVDRFDELLKIDGKLIESNIINSLRIWLQEVQVRLMLSVATQLNYDVNKLYNGIETEKYELSKECFERKFFDFARNIASRIIFDNDQILKTEIASKACLSDLMDIFVSAMIAYDANIKVEVFDESDQKYVTKKIRNSYYNMKICALIPEEYLSLYSIESKDKDENYKLYLRVLCVIDFVSGLTDNYAFELRQELRGLN, from the coding sequence ATGAACAAATATTTCAAAATGCAACGGAAAGCAAAACCAAGTATTTATGATAGAGTAGCGGGTCAAAACAATAATGTACTAAATGACAATCAAATTGACTATAATACAATCATTACAAGTCCATCGTTTCGAAGAATGCAAGATAAAACTCAAGTATTTCCGTTAAATCGTGGAGATTTTGTGAGAACGCGATTAACTCATTCGCTTGAAGTATCAAATATTGCGGAACAAATTGCGCGGTATGTACTAATCTATAACAAAAGGAATAAGACATGGAATGATAACAATAGTTCCAATGGATTAAAAACATTTGAAGAATCTGATGGAGAAATACTTGTTGGTCTGTGTAAAAATGTTGGTTTAATCCATGATATTGGAAATCCATCATTTGGACATTTCGGCGAATCATGTATTCGGGATTGGTTCATAGAAAATAATAGTCTGGGTCTATTCACAGATGAATTCGGAAATAAACGCTATTTAAAAGAGTTCATCAATAAATCCAATGTAAACTACGAGTTATATAATGATTTTCTGAAATTTGATGGAAATGTACAAGGAATTAGGATTGTTTTAAAAGAATATCTAAAAGAAGGGGTTCAGGGAATGAATTTATCCTATCCACTAGTATATTCAATGCTTAAATATCCATTTGATTCAAAATATGCCGTTGATAACAAAAAGAAAAAATTCGGATACTACTTTGCAGAAAAAGAATTAATTGATGAAATTACTGATTCAACTGAAGCACTAAAACCACGCCACCTAGTAACATATATTTTGGAGGCAGCAGATGATATTGCTTATTGTATAGCTGATATCGAAGATGCGTTTAAACGGGGAGTTATAACATTAAATGATATTGAGGTCGAATTAATTCGAATTAAAGAGAATGATGAAGACGACGCAAATATACATTATAGTTCTATTGTTGATCGGTTTGATGAATTACTCAAAATCGATGGAAAATTAATTGAAAGTAATATAATCAACAGCCTTCGTATTTGGCTACAAGAGGTTCAGGTACGATTAATGCTTAGTGTTGCTACTCAGCTTAATTATGATGTAAATAAACTTTACAATGGGATTGAAACTGAAAAATATGAATTATCGAAAGAGTGCTTTGAACGTAAATTCTTTGATTTTGCTCGGAATATTGCCAGTCGCATTATTTTTGATAATGATCAAATTTTGAAAACAGAAATTGCATCAAAAGCATGCCTTTCTGATTTAATGGATATTTTTGTATCAGCAATGATTGCATATGATGCGAACATTAAAGTTGAAGTCTTCGATGAGTCCGACCAAAAATATGTAACTAAAAAGATTAGAAACAGTTATTATAATATGAAAATATGCGCATTGATTCCTGAAGAATACCTGAGCTTGTATTCAATAGAATCAAAAGATAAAGATGAAAATTATAAACTATACTTACGGGTATTATGCGTTATTGACTTTGTATCGGGTTTAACTGACAACTATGCATTTGAATTGCGCCAAGAGCTGAGAGGACTTAATTAG
- a CDS encoding PTS glucose transporter subunit IIA, which yields MKEMIYSPLDGERVRLEDVSDPMFAQKMLGDGIAIIPSSGKVVAPIAGEVIMLFETHHAIGIRSEKGVEVLIHIGIDTVTLEGKPFKVFVEVGEHVSVGTQLINVNLDLIQSAGCDTVTPIICTNYKLDWVGETEIVKCGDEIFQVTIE from the coding sequence ATGAAAGAGATGATATACAGTCCATTGGATGGGGAACGTGTTCGCTTAGAAGATGTAAGTGATCCGATGTTTGCTCAGAAGATGCTGGGAGATGGAATTGCGATTATTCCAAGTAGCGGTAAAGTAGTAGCTCCGATTGCAGGTGAGGTTATTATGCTATTCGAAACTCATCATGCAATTGGAATTCGAAGTGAGAAGGGAGTTGAGGTGCTGATTCATATTGGAATTGATACGGTAACCTTAGAAGGAAAACCATTTAAAGTGTTCGTTGAAGTTGGTGAGCATGTAAGTGTGGGGACCCAGTTAATAAATGTTAATCTTGATTTAATTCAATCTGCTGGGTGTGATACGGTAACACCAATTATTTGTACCAACTATAAGCTAGATTGGGTTGGGGAAACAGAAATCGTCAAATGTGGAGATGAAATATTCCAAGTTACGATTGAATAA
- a CDS encoding M81 family metallopeptidase, translated as MKVLVGQFMTESNANIPARCQLEDYELAFGQKCIDRMRCRDVFERNGVEIVPSIYANSGSAGIIEKNAYTYIHNRLIRDIKENMDTLDGIFLHLHGASEVEDLLGGSGDHHILQSIRDLVGDYLPIAIVCDPHGNLSQAYVDNTTIIRSYRETPHTDMDDTVNGVAKLLIDTIQSRNYTKPVYRKLPLILGGEQSVSKDEPVNSINHFLNEIEMDPRIMSCSWHVGYLRHDTDVAGCGVVVVPRSLEHTAYASQQADLIYDFIWERRHEFHYTGTTMQPDDALQAAIEFEGSPVFVTDSGDNVTSGSHGGNTFILRQLLSHENRNSKRYLFASIHDESTLRELLSHELHSQIQINLGMGFNDLTESVPLDVILLSKGSLKGGFYETENSDVVGDCVLVRVKDTLIDIVVADCNAPFCEEPQFASAGVSWNDYDVIVVKQGYIFPNLEANSKWAVMSLTDGPTPQDTKAIPFKRIMRPMFPIDNI; from the coding sequence ATGAAAGTACTTGTTGGACAATTTATGACCGAATCCAATGCCAATATTCCCGCCCGTTGTCAATTGGAAGACTACGAGTTGGCATTTGGACAAAAGTGTATTGATCGCATGCGTTGTCGCGACGTATTTGAACGCAACGGTGTTGAAATCGTACCGTCTATTTATGCAAACTCAGGGTCAGCAGGTATCATTGAAAAGAATGCATACACATACATTCATAACCGTCTGATCCGAGACATTAAAGAGAACATGGATACGTTGGATGGAATATTCCTTCATCTTCATGGTGCAAGTGAGGTCGAGGATTTGCTGGGCGGATCGGGTGATCATCACATTCTTCAAAGCATTCGAGATTTGGTAGGTGACTATTTACCGATTGCGATTGTCTGTGATCCACATGGGAACTTGTCGCAAGCATATGTCGACAATACAACGATTATTCGCAGTTATCGTGAGACACCCCACACAGATATGGACGATACGGTTAACGGTGTTGCGAAATTGTTAATTGATACCATTCAGTCACGCAACTACACAAAACCAGTTTATCGAAAACTTCCCCTCATCTTAGGTGGGGAGCAAAGTGTATCCAAAGACGAACCAGTAAATTCAATCAATCACTTTCTCAATGAGATTGAAATGGATCCGCGAATCATGAGTTGTTCATGGCATGTAGGATATCTGCGTCATGATACAGATGTTGCCGGTTGTGGTGTTGTCGTTGTGCCACGTTCATTAGAACACACAGCGTACGCATCGCAGCAAGCAGATTTAATCTATGATTTTATTTGGGAACGTCGTCATGAATTCCATTATACGGGGACAACAATGCAACCCGATGATGCACTGCAGGCTGCCATTGAATTTGAGGGCTCGCCAGTATTTGTCACTGATTCTGGGGATAATGTAACCTCAGGATCACACGGTGGGAATACCTTTATTTTAAGACAACTTTTGAGTCATGAAAATCGAAATAGCAAACGCTATCTTTTCGCATCGATTCATGACGAAAGCACATTGCGTGAACTTTTAAGTCATGAACTCCATTCACAAATTCAAATAAATCTTGGAATGGGATTCAATGATCTCACCGAGTCTGTTCCGTTGGATGTGATCTTACTAAGCAAAGGAAGTCTCAAAGGCGGTTTCTATGAAACTGAGAATTCGGATGTTGTCGGTGACTGTGTTCTTGTTCGTGTTAAGGATACCCTTATAGATATTGTTGTTGCCGACTGTAATGCACCATTTTGTGAAGAACCACAATTTGCGAGTGCTGGTGTATCATGGAATGACTATGATGTCATTGTTGTTAAACAAGGGTACATCTTCCCAAATCTTGAAGCAAATTCAAAGTGGGCAGTCATGTCACTCACGGATGGCCCAACACCTCAAGATACAAAAGCAATTCCTTTTAAACGCATTATGCGTCCAATGTTCCCAATCGATAATATTTAA
- a CDS encoding glycoside hydrolase family 1 protein: MSEKFLWGSATAAYQCEGAWDADGKGLGEWDVFSHGNPLNINGATGDVSCDFYHRYEEDIDLMKASGQNTYRFSISWARIIPEGIGAVNQQGIDFYNRVIDYCLLNGIEPNVTLFHYDLPNALAEQGGWANRTIVDAFAEYARVCFKAFGDRVKLWVTINELRYYAYCSNIVGNYPPNHKQDFQRYFTVIYHEVLASAKAVKIYKSLELKGEIGIAHDSCNVEVDTITKNPERVKLIAENFYNNLILDTAINGVLPASLILQLQEFGIDTSFMKFDDTFDFREGTIDFLGLNVYNRYYVTDSSDEPTEVFHNNKGAGSSMKEGIRIKGWFENSFDLTTQRNLWGREIYPQCMYDTLFDIKNKYGDIPVYITENGHGCYETADENGYVEDDERIAMMQAYIDKMLEAKSEGCNVKGYYAWSTMDLYSWVNGYEKRYGLVRVDFDDKRLPRYPKKSFYWYKELVSSII, translated from the coding sequence ATGTCAGAAAAATTCTTATGGGGTAGCGCAACCGCAGCTTATCAATGTGAAGGTGCGTGGGATGCAGATGGCAAAGGATTGGGTGAATGGGATGTCTTCAGTCATGGCAATCCCTTAAATATTAATGGAGCAACAGGAGATGTTTCCTGTGACTTCTATCATCGATACGAAGAAGACATAGACCTGATGAAAGCGTCAGGTCAAAATACCTATCGCTTTTCAATTTCATGGGCGCGTATTATCCCTGAGGGGATAGGTGCGGTTAATCAACAAGGCATTGATTTCTACAATCGTGTCATAGATTACTGTCTTCTCAATGGTATTGAGCCGAATGTCACACTCTTTCACTACGACCTACCCAATGCTTTAGCAGAGCAGGGCGGTTGGGCGAATCGCACAATTGTTGATGCATTCGCTGAGTATGCAAGAGTCTGCTTCAAGGCATTTGGAGACCGCGTAAAGCTGTGGGTCACCATCAACGAATTAAGATACTATGCGTATTGTTCCAACATTGTAGGAAACTATCCACCCAACCACAAACAAGACTTCCAACGTTATTTCACGGTCATCTACCATGAAGTGCTGGCAAGTGCGAAAGCAGTCAAAATCTATAAGAGTCTTGAATTAAAGGGTGAGATTGGTATCGCCCATGATAGTTGTAATGTTGAAGTTGACACGATCACGAAGAATCCTGAGCGCGTGAAACTCATTGCAGAGAATTTCTACAACAATCTCATACTTGATACCGCAATTAATGGTGTATTACCAGCATCACTAATTCTTCAACTCCAAGAATTTGGTATTGATACATCCTTCATGAAATTTGATGATACTTTCGATTTTAGGGAAGGGACTATCGACTTCCTAGGCCTGAACGTTTACAACCGCTATTATGTAACTGATTCAAGTGATGAACCAACTGAAGTATTCCACAATAATAAAGGTGCAGGTTCTTCAATGAAAGAAGGAATCCGCATCAAGGGATGGTTCGAGAATTCATTTGATCTTACAACACAACGCAACTTATGGGGACGGGAAATCTATCCACAATGTATGTATGATACACTCTTTGATATCAAGAATAAGTATGGTGATATCCCAGTTTATATTACAGAGAATGGTCACGGTTGTTATGAAACAGCAGATGAGAACGGTTATGTCGAGGATGATGAGCGCATTGCGATGATGCAAGCATACATTGATAAGATGTTGGAAGCTAAGTCAGAAGGCTGCAACGTTAAAGGGTATTACGCTTGGTCAACGATGGATCTCTATAGCTGGGTTAATGGTTATGAGAAACGTTATGGGCTTGTGCGAGTTGATTTTGATGATAAAAGACTTCCTAGATATCCAAAGAAGAGTTTCTACTGGTATAAGGAACTAGTTTCAAGCATCATTTAG